The genomic interval TCGACTTCACCACCTACGCCAACCTGTACCAGTCCTGCGCTTCGCTGGCGCCGTCCATCGGCTCCACCCCCTACGCCGCGGCGTTTGCGGCCGGGTTTGGCAGTGCGGCCCTGCCCATTGCGCCCAATCGCTGCGCGTCGCTCAAGGCGGCGGGCCTGCTGTCGGCCTCCACCACCGCCACCCAGGCCGAAGAGGCCCTGCAAAAGCTGCGCGACTACGGCTGGGAGCCCGAGTCCAACGACCTTCATGCCTCGCTGGCGGCCTTCGAGGTCGCGCCTGCCGTGGCAGTCACCTTTGCCAACAGCCTCTCGCGTGCCAGCGTGAAGGACAACCTGTGCGGCTTCAGCTACGCGGCCACGGCGGCCACCGGTGCGGTCACGCCCCTGGCCGCGGCTGCGCTGCCCGGCATGTTTGCAACCGGCAACGGCGTTCCTCCGTCGGGTGGCATCAACCTGGTGAACAACCTGGGCAAATTCGGACCGGCGCGGGACTTCCTGTCGTTCTCGGATGCGGGTGTGGCCGACTGGAACACCGCTGGCGCGCTGTGCCTGCGCAACCTGGTCACCGGCACCGACGCCGCAGCCAGGAAGCTGCAGGCCGGTGTGGATGAAACCCGCCGCAACGGCAACCTGCGCGGCAAGCCCGCGATCATCGTGCACGGCCGCGCAGATGCGCTGCTGCCCGTGAGCCACACCTCGCGCCCCTATGCCGCGCTGAACAGGAAGGTCGAGGGCGCCGCCAGCAAGCTCAGCTATGTGGAGGTGGCCAATGCCCAGCACTTTGACAGTTTCATCGGCCTGCCCACGGTGCTGCCGGGCTACGACAGCCGCTATGTGCCGCTGCACGTGTACCTGAACCACGCGCTCGACGCCGTGTACGACCACCTTGCCAGCGGCAAGCCGCTGCCTGCCAGCCAGGTGGTGCGCACCGTGCCGCGCGGCGGCACACCCGGCAGTGCGCCCGCGATCACGGCCGCCAACGTGCCGCCGATCGCTGCCACGCCAGTGGCTGCCAACGCCATTGCCGTGACGGCTGGTTCGATCTCCGTGCCCGACTGAACCCCGCCCGCAAACGCTGCCACGCAACCCACCCCGGCCGTGCACGCCCCGCTGCCACGGCCGGCGACAACCCAAGGATGGACATGAATGCTACGTTGATGACCTGGAGCCGCCGCATGGTCAGGGCCCTGGCCATGCCGGGCCTGCTGGCGGTGGCTGCGGGGTTGTGCGGCGTGGCCGCCGCGCCTGCCCGCGCTGCCGAACTGGTGGTGGGGCAGGTGGCGCCGCTGTCGGGCGTGCTGGCCACCACGGGCGCCCAGATGGTGCTGGGCGGCAAGATCTACTTTGATGCCGTGAACGCCCAGGGCGGTGTGCACGGTGCCACCATCCGGCAGGAGGTGGTGGACGACGGCTACAAGGTGGCCGACACCGTGCGCCTGACGCGTGAAATGCTGGCCAAGCCCGAGGTGGTTGCGCTGTATGGCTTTGCCGGCACGGCCAACATCACGCAGCTGCTGGCCGATGGCGTGCTGGAGCAGGGTGGCGCCGCGCTGGTGGCGCCGTACACCGGCGGTGAATCGCTGCGCAACCCGTTCAACCCCTGGATCTTCCATGTGCGGGCCGGCTATGCCGACGAGGCCGAGCACATGGTGCAGCAGCTCACCACCCTGGGCATGAACCGCATTGCCGTGATGTACCAGGACGACGGCTTTGGCAAGGCGGGCCTGGCGGGTGTCGAGGCAGCCCTGGCCAAGCGCAGTCTCAAGCTGGTGGTGTCTGCGGGCTACGAACGCAACACCGACAAGGTGGAAGATGCCGTCAAAGCCGTCAAGGCGGCCGACGTGCATGCGGTCATCATGATTGCCGTCAACAAGCCTGCGGCAGCGTTCGTCAAGCAGTACCGCGAGCAGGGCGGCGGCGCACAGCTCTACAACATCTCGGTGGTGGACCCGGCAGAACTCGTCAAGCTGGCGGGCCTGAAGAACGCGCATGGCCTGGGCATCAGCCAGGTGGTGCCTTACCCCTACCGCCCCATGCTGCCGGTGGTGCGCGAGTACCAGGCGCTGCTCAAGAAGTACGCGCCCGACGCGGAGATCAACTACACCAGCTTCGAGCAGTTTCTGGGCGCCAAGGTGCTCGTCGAAGCGCTGCGCCGCGCGGGCCCTGCACCCACGCGCGCCAAGGTGGTGAAGGCGCTGGAGTCGCTACAAAACTATGACCTGGGCGGCATCACGCTGAGTTACTCGCCCACCAACCGCATCGGCTCGCGGTATGTCGAGGTCACGGTCATCGGCAGCAATGGCCGCCTCATGAAATGAACGAACACCACGGCGCATCGGCGCATTGCGCTGCATGCAGCCGCCCCTTTTTTAATTGACCCACACGAATGCCCACCATGACCCCGTTATCGCGCTATGTCACCTGTGCAGGTTATGAAATCCACTACATGGAGTGGGGCGCACGCGATGCGCCCGTGGTGATCGCCTGGCACGGCTTGGCACGCACGGGCCGGGACATGGACGAACTGGCGGCCCACCTGGCCCCCCGCTACCGCGTGATCTGCCCCGACACCCTGGGGCGCGGCCTGAGCCAGTGGGCCCGTGCGCCGCACGATGAATACCGCCTCGCGTTTTATGCGCGCATCGCAGCGGGGCTGTTTGACGCGCTGGGCATCGAGCGCGCGCACTGGGTGGGCACGTCGATGGGCGGGGCGATCGGCACCGTGTGTGCGTCGGGGCTTTTCGAGCCGCAGCTCAAGGGTCGCATCCAGAGCCTGCTGCTCAACGACAACGCGCCGCAGCTCGCTGAAGAGGCGCTGGAGCGCATCAAGTCGTATGCGGGCCA from Acidovorax sp. FHTAMBA carries:
- a CDS encoding alpha/beta hydrolase, translated to MTPLSRYVTCAGYEIHYMEWGARDAPVVIAWHGLARTGRDMDELAAHLAPRYRVICPDTLGRGLSQWARAPHDEYRLAFYARIAAGLFDALGIERAHWVGTSMGGAIGTVCASGLFEPQLKGRIQSLLLNDNAPQLAEEALERIKSYAGHPPAFDTVHELEVFFRQVYKPYGWLSDAQWRTLTETSTRRLPDGRVTPHYDPAMVQQFTHHANDYLIWDHYDALDIPVLCLRGEDSDLVRRETTVQMLARGPGLRGLAQVIEVPGCGHAPALNVPAQYELVDQFLARAEHHAAVPAH
- a CDS encoding ABC transporter substrate-binding protein: MNATLMTWSRRMVRALAMPGLLAVAAGLCGVAAAPARAAELVVGQVAPLSGVLATTGAQMVLGGKIYFDAVNAQGGVHGATIRQEVVDDGYKVADTVRLTREMLAKPEVVALYGFAGTANITQLLADGVLEQGGAALVAPYTGGESLRNPFNPWIFHVRAGYADEAEHMVQQLTTLGMNRIAVMYQDDGFGKAGLAGVEAALAKRSLKLVVSAGYERNTDKVEDAVKAVKAADVHAVIMIAVNKPAAAFVKQYREQGGGAQLYNISVVDPAELVKLAGLKNAHGLGISQVVPYPYRPMLPVVREYQALLKKYAPDAEINYTSFEQFLGAKVLVEALRRAGPAPTRAKVVKALESLQNYDLGGITLSYSPTNRIGSRYVEVTVIGSNGRLMK